A region from the Borrelia coriaceae genome encodes:
- a CDS encoding variable large family protein, producing the protein MKTNTASAKDALIAGTLAVRGMAKDGKFATHSNGTDAKDEIKNAVASAIKMALNTLNLAIMKTINFDLKAIKDLIKVDSVISSNITK; encoded by the coding sequence ATTAAGACTAATACTGCTTCTGCTAAAGATGCATTAATTGCGGGCACTCTTGCAGTAAGAGGAATGGCTAAGGATGGTAAATTCGCTACTCATTCTAATGGGACTGATGCTAAGGATGAGATTAAGAATGCAGTAGCGAGTGCTATTAAAATGGCTTTAAATACTTTGAATCTTGCTATAATGAAAACAATTAATTTTGATTTAAAAGCGATCAAGGATTTAATTAAAGTTGATTCAGTTATTTCTAGTAATATTACTAAGTAA